Proteins encoded by one window of Bacteroidota bacterium:
- a CDS encoding FG-GAP repeat protein: protein MRQKLLLICLLSLFFCPQSRAQVYYEGSGWTQFGELTYTALGWSMSNAGDVNGDGYDDMIITAIDYSNPEETNGEEGKVYLYYGSPTGLEAEPAWQFESDNDSSVLGFSSDGGDLNGDGYSDIAVGCLQWSNGEYNEGSVFLWYGSPTGLSLGGPDWTIEYDQVFALLGSGVALGGDINNDGFNDLFISAKMWDEPELEEGKTWLYWGSASGPVESGWSWQADQEGAISGFPVNYAGDVNSDGFDDVIIGANQYNFDDIDDGLAVTFYGSATGLNETPDWMMSSGQKKCNFGHWVDGAGDVNGDGYDDVVVAALLYESDTATGNEGRIFVYHGSADGLETEVAWFAEINQNQAQFGYSCAGAGDINNDGYADVIGGSKYWDNGSLDEGGAFVYFGGPDGLESNYCWSGEGDQDNGYYGRHVGGNADFNNDGYSDFMVGAYRYTEILEADGKGFVYYGAARESDFHFEDDTFCIEEENPFPIIDGLSGGLFYSDAAIINAVTGEINLIASGAGEFIIQYTAPGTCTVSRKIWIEDNSDINVFEFIEDTFCIDDVNPIPIIDLIIEGEFYSDATVNSLTGEIDLATSGEGNYFIYFSGISAAGCIILDSAEISIHPDVDATFEYASTVYYTDDPDPSPIIFGDTGTFSSAPDGLLFADPFGTIALSFSTPGIYLITHYLSDSICEDAHEFTVEILPECSAPQAIYITGITDSSFTAEWPGDENYNDYTIYLISGTDTTFYSTSDTSFTFNDLDPGTDYTVFVTINCSDSVSENSMDKDVTTVFVGVENNVGGIKINVYPNPASDQLFVNIIGADNVYQINLISINGSLVHTSLLSTFKGTYYFIGTCCIGSVFFFR from the coding sequence ATGAGACAAAAACTCCTCCTCATTTGCCTGCTTAGCCTCTTTTTTTGCCCCCAGAGCCGCGCACAGGTATATTATGAGGGTTCAGGCTGGACTCAATTCGGAGAACTTACCTATACCGCCCTTGGCTGGAGCATGAGCAATGCCGGAGATGTGAACGGCGATGGATACGATGATATGATCATTACTGCAATCGATTATTCCAATCCAGAGGAAACCAATGGTGAAGAAGGAAAGGTATACCTCTATTACGGCTCTCCCACTGGCCTGGAAGCAGAACCAGCCTGGCAATTTGAATCAGATAACGATAGTTCTGTTTTGGGATTTTCCTCCGATGGTGGCGACCTGAATGGCGATGGCTACAGCGATATTGCCGTAGGTTGTCTTCAATGGAGCAACGGTGAATACAATGAAGGCAGTGTTTTTCTGTGGTATGGCTCTCCAACCGGATTGAGTTTAGGAGGTCCCGATTGGACCATTGAATATGATCAGGTTTTTGCCCTGCTCGGTAGTGGGGTTGCTTTGGGGGGAGATATAAATAACGATGGATTTAACGATCTCTTCATTTCCGCTAAAATGTGGGATGAACCGGAGCTTGAGGAAGGAAAAACCTGGCTCTATTGGGGTTCTGCCTCCGGTCCAGTTGAATCGGGTTGGAGTTGGCAGGCTGATCAGGAAGGTGCTATTTCTGGTTTTCCCGTTAATTATGCCGGCGATGTGAACAGCGATGGGTTTGATGATGTAATTATTGGTGCAAATCAGTACAATTTCGACGATATTGATGATGGATTGGCTGTTACCTTTTACGGTTCGGCGACAGGTTTGAACGAAACCCCTGACTGGATGATGAGCAGCGGGCAAAAAAAATGCAATTTCGGGCATTGGGTGGATGGAGCCGGCGATGTGAACGGAGATGGTTACGACGACGTGGTGGTAGCTGCACTTTTATACGAAAGCGACACCGCAACCGGAAATGAAGGTCGCATTTTTGTTTATCACGGCTCCGCCGATGGTTTGGAAACAGAAGTCGCCTGGTTTGCGGAAATAAATCAGAATCAGGCGCAATTCGGATATAGCTGTGCTGGTGCAGGAGATATAAATAATGATGGTTATGCCGATGTAATTGGCGGATCTAAATATTGGGACAATGGTTCATTGGATGAGGGTGGTGCTTTTGTTTATTTCGGAGGTCCTGATGGTTTGGAATCAAATTATTGCTGGAGCGGTGAAGGCGATCAGGATAATGGATATTATGGACGACACGTTGGAGGAAATGCAGATTTTAATAATGATGGTTACAGCGATTTTATGGTGGGTGCTTATCGATATACAGAAATTTTAGAGGCTGATGGAAAAGGATTTGTTTATTACGGTGCAGCACGCGAATCTGATTTTCATTTTGAGGATGATACTTTTTGTATTGAAGAAGAAAATCCATTTCCAATAATTGATGGATTAAGCGGAGGATTATTTTATTCTGATGCTGCAATTATAAATGCAGTTACCGGTGAAATTAATTTAATTGCAAGCGGCGCCGGAGAATTTATTATTCAATATACAGCTCCCGGAACTTGTACAGTTTCTCGTAAAATATGGATAGAAGATAATAGTGATATTAATGTTTTTGAATTTATAGAAGATACATTTTGTATTGATGATGTGAATCCTATACCCATTATTGATTTAATTATTGAAGGTGAATTTTATTCTGATGCAACAGTAAATTCTTTAACCGGCGAAATTGATCTTGCAACTTCAGGGGAAGGAAATTATTTTATTTATTTCAGCGGAATTTCAGCAGCGGGATGTATTATACTTGATTCCGCAGAAATTTCTATTCACCCTGATGTGGATGCCACATTTGAATATGCATCCACTGTTTATTACACCGATGATCCTGATCCATCACCGATAATATTTGGCGACACCGGAACATTTTCTTCTGCTCCTGACGGATTACTTTTTGCAGATCCATTTGGAACAATTGCATTGTCATTTTCTACCCCGGGTATTTATTTGATCACGCATTATTTAAGCGATAGCATATGTGAAGATGCACACGAATTTACTGTTGAAATTTTACCGGAATGCAGCGCGCCGCAAGCAATCTACATTACAGGGATAACCGATTCTTCTTTCACCGCCGAATGGCCCGGAGATGAAAACTATAATGATTACACCATCTATTTGATCTCCGGAACCGACACCACTTTTTATTCCACAAGCGATACCAGCTTCACATTTAATGATCTTGATCCGGGAACTGATTATACTGTTTTTGTAACAATAAATTGTTCCGATTCTGTTTCAGAAAATTCTATGGATAAAGATGTTACCACTGTTTTTGTTGGCGTAGAAAATAATGTTGGGGGGATAAAAATAAATGTTTATCCAAACCCTGCGAGTGATCAGTTGTTTGTAAATATAATTGGTGCAGATAATGTTTATCAGATAAATTTAATTTCAATTAATGGAAGTTTGGTTCATACAAGTTTATTGTCTACCTTTAAAGGAACATATTATTTCATTGGAACATGTTGCATCGGGAGTGTATTTTTCTTTCGTTAA
- a CDS encoding DnaJ domain-containing protein, producing MAFNKNLTLVLLKTSEGKFLFKPFGYHKFLLAVFGFFLNGSSGLLIGFIIGCFFDGQFVPKTQQPKAVDQRLNFLMLAAFIIQTIGLQNSFSDSTLSSRLVTQFGEPYIQNRLNFFRELLRQRIQVEAICDHVRVEAKREDKINLIEFLFAISSHPQIDTIKLRRSINYVAAHIELEEEKVQQLFEQFYNKKRESTYTNYTSQTSNKKTNIYSVFNLTSDCTEKQLKKAYHLLAKKYHPDSNPHASLADQKIMQEKLRVVIEKYEMIKEERGWK from the coding sequence GTGGCTTTTAATAAAAATCTCACACTGGTATTATTAAAAACTTCAGAAGGAAAATTTTTATTTAAACCTTTTGGATATCACAAATTTTTGTTGGCGGTCTTCGGATTTTTTTTAAACGGAAGCAGTGGACTATTAATAGGATTTATAATTGGTTGTTTTTTCGACGGACAATTTGTTCCAAAAACTCAACAACCAAAAGCAGTGGATCAGCGATTGAATTTTTTAATGTTGGCCGCATTTATAATTCAAACCATAGGACTGCAAAATTCTTTTTCCGATTCCACGCTTAGCAGTCGTTTGGTAACACAATTCGGAGAACCATATATACAAAACAGGTTAAATTTCTTTCGCGAATTATTGCGTCAGCGCATTCAGGTGGAAGCGATCTGCGATCACGTGCGTGTGGAAGCCAAACGGGAAGATAAGATAAACCTGATCGAATTTTTATTTGCTATTTCATCCCATCCGCAAATTGATACTATCAAATTGCGACGCAGTATAAATTATGTTGCTGCACATATTGAACTTGAGGAAGAAAAAGTGCAACAATTATTTGAACAATTTTATAATAAAAAAAGAGAATCAACTTACACAAACTATACAAGTCAAACATCCAATAAAAAAACAAATATTTACTCCGTATTTAATTTAACATCCGACTGCACAGAAAAACAATTAAAAAAAGCCTATCATCTATTAGCAAAAAAATATCATCCCGATTCAAATCCGCACGCAAGTCTTGCCGATCAAAAAATAATGCAGGAAAAGTTAAGGGTGGTGATTGAGAAGTATGAGATGATAAAGGAAGAGAGAGGGTGGAAGTAG
- a CDS encoding sigma-70 family RNA polymerase sigma factor: MRQLKITKSITNRESESLEKYLQEIGKVDLVTAEEEVTLAQKIKQGDQMALEKLVKANLRFVVSVAKQYQHNGLSLNDLINEGNVGLVKAAQKFDETKGFKFISYAVWWIRQSIMQALAEQSRLVRLPLNKVGSLSKINRAFSELEQKFEREPTSDELAEVLELAPEEIKNTLSVSSRHVSVDAPFDDGENSSLLDVLENRDTERTDEKLDYSHSLKVETERTLATLTERERDVIKLFFGIGVPYAMTLEDIGEEFGLTRERVRQIKDNAINKLRSSTRNKALKAYLAQ, encoded by the coding sequence ATGCGTCAGCTAAAGATAACGAAATCGATCACCAACCGCGAAAGCGAATCGCTGGAGAAGTATTTACAGGAAATTGGTAAAGTGGATCTGGTTACAGCGGAGGAGGAAGTAACACTTGCGCAGAAGATCAAACAAGGCGATCAGATGGCATTGGAGAAATTGGTGAAAGCCAACCTTCGATTTGTGGTATCTGTTGCAAAACAGTATCAGCACAACGGTTTATCGCTGAACGATTTGATCAATGAAGGAAATGTGGGTCTGGTAAAAGCGGCTCAGAAATTTGATGAAACAAAAGGTTTCAAATTCATTTCATATGCTGTTTGGTGGATTCGTCAGAGTATCATGCAGGCATTGGCAGAACAAAGCCGTTTGGTTCGTTTGCCTTTGAACAAAGTTGGCTCATTAAGTAAGATCAACAGAGCCTTTTCGGAATTGGAACAAAAATTTGAACGTGAACCAACTTCTGATGAGTTAGCTGAAGTTTTGGAATTAGCTCCGGAAGAAATTAAAAATACCTTAAGCGTTTCGAGCCGCCACGTGAGTGTGGATGCTCCTTTTGATGATGGTGAGAACAGTTCATTGCTCGACGTTTTGGAAAACAGAGATACCGAAAGAACGGATGAAAAACTGGATTACAGTCACTCCTTAAAAGTAGAAACAGAACGCACTCTTGCAACATTAACTGAAAGAGAAAGAGACGTTATCAAACTTTTTTTCGGAATTGGTGTTCCATATGCAATGACGCTGGAAGATATCGGGGAAGAATTTGGATTAACGCGTGAACGCGTTCGTCAGATAAAAGATAATGCAATAAATAAATTGCGTTCCAGTACGAGAAATAAAGCATTAAAAGCGTATCTTGCACAGTAA